In Panacibacter ginsenosidivorans, the following proteins share a genomic window:
- a CDS encoding TolC family protein: MNWRKGFIIGLFVLSVKTQAQDQKQNDTIHTFSVKQCVDFAAKNNVQVKNAITDLKEQVQTNRGITSAALPNVAASGSLTDYLKIPTNLLPGEFFGQPAGTFIPVKFGTQYNANAALTLQQVVFDGQVFVGLQARKTAVDFYTKNIDVVLENVKSNIYKVYYQLVASNTQIAQIDANIERLTKLEHDANELFKNGFAEKIDVDKASVQLANLQTEKQSALNQIANGYLGLKLLMGMSVKDSLVLTDSISDEKVKEGLLNEGVYDYKSRVEYQYAELGKRLNEFNVKRYKLSALPTLRLNGDYSKNAQRTRFDVFGKGDWFTTAYVGLNLNLSLFDGFARKSNLEKAKLDVQKSNDQIDFLKLSIDKEVEEATNNFRNAVNTLDFQKKNIELAEKVYEQSKKKYEIGTGSTTEITNAQTDLRIAQNNYINALYTAIIAKVDYLKATGKL, encoded by the coding sequence ATGAATTGGAGAAAGGGATTTATTATTGGCCTGTTTGTGCTTTCAGTTAAGACGCAGGCACAGGATCAAAAGCAAAACGACACCATACATACATTTTCTGTAAAGCAATGCGTTGATTTTGCTGCGAAAAATAATGTACAGGTAAAAAACGCCATCACAGATCTTAAAGAACAGGTGCAAACAAACAGGGGCATTACTTCTGCGGCATTACCAAATGTAGCAGCAAGCGGAAGCCTTACTGATTATTTAAAAATACCGACGAACCTATTGCCCGGTGAATTTTTCGGGCAGCCGGCGGGCACTTTTATTCCTGTGAAATTTGGTACACAGTATAACGCAAATGCAGCACTTACACTACAGCAGGTAGTTTTTGACGGACAGGTTTTTGTTGGCTTGCAGGCAAGAAAAACAGCGGTGGATTTTTACACAAAGAACATTGATGTAGTTCTTGAAAATGTGAAATCAAACATTTATAAGGTTTATTACCAGCTTGTAGCCAGCAACACACAGATTGCACAAATAGATGCAAACATAGAGCGTCTTACAAAACTGGAACACGATGCCAATGAACTTTTTAAAAATGGTTTTGCAGAAAAGATTGATGTAGACAAAGCAAGCGTACAATTGGCAAATCTGCAAACAGAAAAACAATCAGCACTTAACCAGATTGCAAACGGATACTTAGGATTGAAATTGTTAATGGGTATGTCTGTAAAAGATTCACTCGTACTCACCGATTCAATCTCTGATGAAAAAGTAAAAGAAGGGTTGCTAAATGAAGGCGTTTATGATTACAAGAGCAGGGTGGAATATCAATATGCAGAACTTGGTAAACGGTTAAATGAGTTTAATGTAAAAAGATATAAACTAAGTGCTTTACCTACATTAAGATTGAATGGCGATTACAGTAAAAACGCACAACGTACCAGGTTCGATGTTTTTGGCAAGGGAGATTGGTTTACCACAGCTTATGTTGGATTGAACCTAAACCTCTCTTTGTTTGATGGTTTTGCAAGAAAATCTAATCTTGAAAAGGCAAAGCTTGATGTACAGAAATCCAATGATCAGATAGATTTTCTTAAACTCTCTATTGATAAAGAAGTAGAAGAAGCTACCAACAATTTCAGGAATGCTGTGAATACGCTGGATTTCCAGAAAAAAAATATTGAGCTAGCTGAAAAAGTATATGAGCAATCAAAGAAAAAATATGAAATAGGCACAGGCAGTACAACAGAAATAACGAATGCCCAGACGGACCTTCGCATTGCTCAAAACAATTACATCAACGCCTTGTACACGGCAATTATAGCCAAAGTAGATTATTTAAAAGCAACGGGTAAACTCTAA
- a CDS encoding efflux RND transporter periplasmic adaptor subunit translates to MNFKDNYMQKIVNIVLFGSALFLASCGAKSDATNNGGLAAKKAQLEELKKQQQKIGDDITRLEADIAKLDPSSAKTEKTKLVAIDSVETGTFTHYIDLQGTVTSDNISYVSPRGQGGLVKQIFVKQGDHVSKGQQLLKLDDAVYLKNLQQAQTQLSYAQDLYRRQKNLWDQQIGTELQLIQAKQNVDQLNDQIATIKEQWSMTNIYADVSGIAEQVNVRVGEFFTGYVGQTPQIAIVNNEHLKVRVQVPENYADRVNTGTNMIVSLPDANKTYNTAASVSGKIIDPNSRSFYVDAKLPSDKDLRPNQVALVKLQDYVATNAITIPVNTLQTDEKGKFVLVAVNENGKWIAKKKPIEIGQLYGSFIEIKSGLEKGDKIITDGYQGLFDGQPITIEAK, encoded by the coding sequence ATGAATTTTAAAGACAACTATATGCAAAAGATCGTAAACATTGTTTTATTTGGTTCTGCACTTTTTCTCGCATCATGCGGTGCAAAAAGTGATGCAACGAATAACGGTGGTCTTGCAGCTAAAAAAGCGCAACTGGAAGAACTGAAAAAACAACAACAGAAAATAGGAGATGATATTACCAGACTTGAGGCAGATATTGCGAAACTCGATCCATCTTCTGCAAAGACAGAGAAAACAAAACTTGTCGCAATAGACTCTGTTGAAACAGGAACATTCACACACTATATAGATCTGCAGGGCACAGTAACATCTGACAATATTTCTTATGTTTCTCCACGCGGACAAGGCGGTTTGGTAAAACAGATTTTCGTGAAGCAGGGAGATCATGTAAGTAAAGGACAGCAGTTATTAAAGCTGGATGATGCTGTATATCTCAAAAATCTTCAGCAGGCGCAAACACAATTGTCTTATGCACAAGATCTCTATCGCCGCCAAAAAAACCTGTGGGATCAACAGATAGGAACAGAGTTGCAGTTGATACAAGCCAAACAAAATGTAGATCAGTTAAACGACCAGATTGCTACCATAAAAGAACAATGGAGCATGACCAATATTTATGCAGATGTATCAGGTATTGCAGAGCAGGTAAATGTACGTGTAGGAGAATTCTTTACTGGTTATGTTGGTCAAACGCCACAGATAGCAATTGTAAACAATGAGCATTTAAAAGTACGTGTGCAGGTTCCTGAAAATTATGCAGATCGTGTAAACACCGGAACGAACATGATCGTTTCATTGCCTGATGCCAATAAGACTTATAATACAGCTGCATCGGTTTCAGGAAAGATCATTGATCCCAACAGCCGCTCATTCTATGTTGACGCGAAACTACCGTCAGACAAGGATCTCAGGCCAAATCAGGTTGCACTCGTTAAGTTGCAGGATTATGTTGCAACCAACGCTATCACTATCCCTGTTAATACTTTACAAACAGATGAAAAAGGAAAATTTGTATTGGTTGCTGTAAACGAAAACGGCAAATGGATAGCAAAGAAAAAACCAATTGAGATCGGTCAGTTGTATGGCAGTTTTATAGAAATAAAAAGTGGGTTGGAAAAAGGTGATAAAATAATTACCGATGGTTACCAGGGTTTATTTGACGGACAACCAATAACAATAGAAGCGAAATAA
- a CDS encoding efflux RND transporter permease subunit: protein MSALENFTDKFKQFKPTTWSIKNKTSIYLLMLIVSIIGVYQFISLPKEQYPDVVQPQIYVQTIYVGNSPKDIENLVTRPIEKQIKSISGAKINKVTSTSQQDFSVIIVEFSTDVKTDVALQKVKDAVDKSKQDLPTDLTQQPTALEISTSDFPIMYVNVSGNFDLMQLKKYADDVKDSLENISQINRVDEIGAPEREFQINVDRPRMQAAGVTYDDIANAVARENVDISGGLLQVGNMKRNLQLKGQFKTSFDIEQVVINNIRSSPIYLRDIATIKDTIKQSESYARLNGNSVITLSILKRPGENLIETSDQVKQVVERMKASQLPPKLDVIVTSDLSNATRTSLNDLVNSIVIGFILVLVILMFFMGVVNAFFVALSVPLSVFVAFMFMPAADYIVGTHVTLNFMVLFALLFALGIIVDDAIVVIENTHRIFVQGKGLLRSDKAAMMAAGEVFVPVLAGTVTTLAPFFPLLFWPGLIGKFMIYIPTILIFTLVASLIVAFIMNPVFAVDFMNHEEHDGKSKTAIFKKPGLWIAVVLAFILDIAGQTFWGNLLFTLVILSLFNRFVLAGAIHSFQKKALPWIMGHYESLLRWALKGWRPVYLLISVFGLLIFSVILFAIVSPPVGLFPKADPNQIYVYLKLPVGTDVDYTDSVTHTIEAKVNRVLGIDKAHNKTNPIVESVISNVAKGAGDPFNGDQSVHPEWGRVQVSFLEFSKRNGLSSRPYLDSIRNAIKGIPGAEISVAQEQGGPPEEPPVNVEISSDDFDVLTKTAASFKYYLDSLQIPGIEELKMDVDLSNPEITLTVDRERCMREGLSSAQVGTEIRTALFGKEVSKIKDGKDEYKIQLRNNELQRRDLTDLLNMSITFRDFATGSVKNVPIASLVNFDYTNTLGSVKRKNYKRVITVRSNLLTEYQSKQSEINTQIAAAIQQYGAQKPDNVSIQQTGANEQIQETFSFLEKAMVAAMLIILLVLVIQFNSVSKSIIILTEILFSIIGVILGFSLTGMELSAVMTGIGIVGLAGIVVKNGILVIEFTDELRARGMKTREAAIEAGKTRIIPVLLTALAAILALIPLGIGFNINFITLFSELNPHIFFGGDSAAFWKPLSWTIIFGLAFAFFMTLFMVPSMYIIVERLRRPMRRMYGGKWVSFMGIPPLTLLFIPMVIVTSLYHRIERKRRARKLKDNKNVNEAFIGSWF, encoded by the coding sequence ATGAGCGCATTAGAAAATTTTACGGATAAGTTTAAACAGTTTAAGCCCACTACGTGGAGTATAAAAAATAAAACTTCTATATACCTGCTAATGCTTATTGTGAGCATTATAGGTGTTTACCAGTTTATATCATTGCCGAAAGAACAATATCCTGATGTAGTGCAGCCGCAGATCTATGTACAAACCATTTATGTTGGTAACTCTCCTAAAGACATAGAGAATCTTGTAACGAGGCCCATTGAAAAACAGATCAAAAGTATCAGCGGCGCAAAGATTAATAAGGTTACAAGTACATCGCAACAGGATTTTTCTGTGATAATAGTTGAATTTAGTACCGATGTAAAAACAGATGTGGCATTACAGAAAGTAAAAGATGCGGTAGATAAATCTAAACAGGATCTGCCCACAGATCTTACACAGCAACCAACTGCACTGGAGATCAGTACTTCTGATTTCCCGATCATGTATGTAAATGTGAGCGGGAATTTTGACCTGATGCAATTGAAAAAATATGCTGATGATGTAAAAGACAGTTTGGAAAATATTTCGCAGATCAATCGTGTTGATGAAATAGGTGCACCTGAAAGAGAGTTCCAGATAAACGTTGACAGGCCACGCATGCAGGCTGCTGGTGTTACTTATGATGATATTGCCAATGCTGTAGCAAGAGAGAATGTAGATATATCAGGAGGTTTGCTGCAGGTAGGGAATATGAAACGCAACCTGCAATTGAAAGGTCAATTTAAAACTTCTTTCGATATAGAGCAGGTTGTTATAAATAATATAAGAAGTTCCCCAATTTATTTACGGGATATTGCTACCATAAAAGATACCATAAAGCAAAGCGAAAGTTATGCGCGGCTGAATGGCAATTCTGTTATTACGCTTAGCATTTTAAAAAGGCCCGGAGAAAACTTAATTGAAACATCAGACCAGGTAAAGCAGGTAGTAGAGCGTATGAAGGCATCTCAGTTGCCGCCCAAGCTTGATGTTATTGTTACCAGCGATCTGAGTAATGCTACACGCACTTCTTTGAATGACCTGGTTAATTCAATCGTTATCGGGTTTATACTTGTATTGGTGATACTGATGTTTTTTATGGGCGTGGTAAATGCATTCTTTGTAGCATTGAGTGTGCCGCTGAGTGTGTTTGTTGCATTTATGTTTATGCCCGCAGCAGATTATATAGTGGGTACGCATGTAACACTAAACTTCATGGTGTTGTTTGCATTACTGTTTGCATTGGGTATAATAGTAGATGATGCCATTGTGGTAATTGAAAATACGCATAGGATCTTTGTTCAAGGGAAAGGGCTGTTACGATCTGACAAAGCAGCAATGATGGCTGCCGGGGAGGTATTTGTTCCGGTACTGGCAGGAACCGTTACCACACTTGCGCCATTTTTTCCTCTTCTATTCTGGCCGGGATTGATCGGTAAGTTCATGATATATATTCCAACGATCCTCATTTTTACACTTGTGGCATCGCTGATCGTAGCGTTTATTATGAATCCGGTTTTTGCAGTTGACTTTATGAATCATGAAGAACATGATGGAAAATCGAAAACAGCCATATTCAAAAAACCAGGATTATGGATAGCTGTTGTATTGGCTTTTATTCTTGATATAGCTGGTCAGACTTTTTGGGGCAATCTATTGTTTACGCTTGTGATCTTATCGCTTTTCAATCGATTTGTGTTAGCAGGTGCGATCCATAGTTTTCAGAAAAAAGCATTGCCATGGATCATGGGTCATTACGAATCGTTGCTTCGCTGGGCCTTGAAAGGATGGAGGCCTGTATATTTATTGATAAGCGTATTTGGGTTACTCATATTTTCTGTGATACTTTTCGCAATAGTAAGCCCACCTGTGGGACTTTTTCCAAAAGCTGACCCCAACCAGATCTATGTTTATTTAAAACTGCCTGTAGGTACTGATGTAGATTATACAGATTCTGTTACACATACCATTGAAGCAAAAGTAAACAGGGTGCTGGGTATTGACAAAGCGCACAACAAAACAAACCCAATTGTTGAAAGTGTTATCAGCAATGTGGCAAAGGGCGCAGGCGATCCTTTTAACGGAGACCAGAGTGTCCATCCTGAATGGGGTCGCGTACAGGTTTCCTTTTTAGAATTTTCCAAGCGTAATGGATTAAGTTCAAGACCTTATCTTGATTCTATACGCAATGCTATAAAAGGAATTCCCGGTGCAGAAATTTCTGTTGCCCAGGAACAAGGCGGCCCACCGGAAGAACCACCTGTTAACGTAGAAATCTCCAGTGATGATTTTGATGTGCTTACTAAAACAGCTGCAAGCTTTAAATATTATCTTGATTCATTACAGATTCCCGGCATAGAGGAATTAAAAATGGATGTTGATCTCAGTAATCCTGAAATAACACTTACTGTTGACAGGGAGCGTTGTATGCGTGAAGGTCTGAGCAGTGCACAGGTTGGTACAGAAATAAGAACGGCTTTATTTGGTAAAGAAGTTTCCAAAATAAAAGATGGCAAAGACGAATATAAAATTCAATTGCGCAATAATGAGTTGCAACGTAGAGATCTTACTGATCTTTTAAATATGTCCATTACCTTCCGCGATTTTGCAACAGGCTCGGTTAAAAATGTTCCCATTGCATCGTTGGTAAATTTCGACTATACCAATACACTTGGCAGTGTTAAGCGCAAAAATTACAAACGTGTAATTACTGTGCGTTCTAACCTGCTTACTGAATATCAGAGCAAACAGAGTGAAATAAACACGCAAATCGCAGCGGCTATACAGCAGTATGGCGCACAGAAGCCTGATAATGTTAGTATACAACAAACAGGCGCCAACGAACAGATACAGGAAACATTCAGCTTTCTTGAAAAGGCAATGGTAGCAGCCATGTTGATCATATTGTTAGTATTGGTTATTCAGTTTAACTCTGTAAGTAAATCAATAATTATTCTTACAGAAATATTATTCAGCATTATTGGTGTTATTCTGGGCTTCTCACTTACAGGTATGGAATTAAGTGCTGTAATGACGGGTATTGGCATTGTTGGTCTTGCAGGTATCGTGGTAAAGAATGGAATTCTTGTAATTGAATTTACAGATGAGTTACGTGCAAGAGGCATGAAGACAAGAGAAGCGGCTATAGAAGCAGGTAAAACACGTATCATTCCTGTGTTGCTTACAGCACTTGCAGCAATACTTGCATTGATACCATTGGGCATTGGGTTCAATATAAATTTTATAACACTATTTTCAGAATTGAACCCGCATATTTTCTTTGGTGGAGATAGCGCAGCATTCTGGAAACCGCTTTCATGGACAATCATCTTTGGCCTTGCATTCGCATTTTTTATGACGTTGTTCATGGTGCCCAGTATGTATATAATTGTAGAACGTTTGCGCAGACCAATGCGCCGCATGTATGGCGGTAAATGGGTAAGCTTTATGGGCATACCGCCACTAACATTACTATTTATACCAATGGTAATTGTTACTTCACTTTATCACAGGATTGAAAGGAAAAGACGTGCAAGAAAATTGAAGGATAATAAAAATGTAAATGAAGCATTTATTGGAAGTTGGTTTTAA
- the paaZ gene encoding phenylacetic acid degradation bifunctional protein PaaZ, whose amino-acid sequence MQKLGNYVTGKWINGDGDGQALYNAVTGETIAAASTKGLDFKSVLEYGRNVGSPVLRGMTFQQRGAMLKLLALHLRNHLEKFYTISYQTGATKADSWVDIEGGIGNLFANASLRRKFPDESFCLDGEGHNLSKNNTFMGHHLLVPKEGVAIHINAFNFPVWGMLEKIAVNLLAGMPAVVKPATVTSFLTESVVKEIIASNILPEGALQLICGSAGDLLDHVTSQDVITFTGSASTGLMLKSNTNIMRENVPFNMEADSLNCIVLGEDVTPSMPEWDIFIKEVRKEMTTKAGQKCTAIRRIFVPANKLEDVHIALGKALAQTTIGNPLNEKVKMGSLAGQGQKEEVKAQVQKLLASSQIIYGSLDSVEVIDADANKGAFISPLLLLNENPLRTTESHEVEAFGPVSTLMPYSSIDEAIHLSKMGKGSLCSSIVTANDSIAKKYVLGAASHHGRILVLNNDCAKESTGHGSPLPLLVHGGPGRAGGGEEMGGVRGVKHYMQRVAIQGSPTTITAISNVYQPNAKGITDNIHPFRKYFEDVRIGEQIISGKRTITDADIKAFANLSWDHFYAHTDHTSLAGTLFEKPVAHGYLIMSAAAGLFVENSAKCPVLLNYGIDELRFTKPVYADTTIYVRFTCKEKIAQELKDENDITKGIVKWYVEMFDSNDEHIGIATILTMVKKKEK is encoded by the coding sequence ATGCAAAAACTGGGAAATTATGTAACAGGCAAATGGATTAACGGAGATGGTGATGGGCAAGCATTATACAATGCAGTAACAGGAGAAACAATAGCAGCCGCTTCTACAAAGGGATTGGATTTTAAATCTGTGCTTGAGTATGGAAGAAATGTTGGCTCACCGGTTTTGCGCGGCATGACCTTTCAACAAAGGGGCGCTATGCTTAAATTGCTCGCTTTACATCTACGCAATCATTTGGAAAAATTTTATACCATCAGTTATCAAACCGGTGCAACTAAAGCAGATAGCTGGGTTGATATTGAAGGCGGCATCGGAAATCTTTTTGCCAACGCCTCTTTGCGCCGCAAATTCCCTGATGAAAGTTTTTGTTTGGACGGTGAAGGTCACAACTTAAGTAAAAACAATACTTTCATGGGGCATCATTTGCTTGTACCAAAAGAGGGTGTGGCTATTCATATCAATGCTTTTAATTTTCCGGTGTGGGGCATGCTGGAAAAAATTGCGGTGAATTTATTGGCAGGTATGCCTGCTGTGGTGAAACCAGCAACCGTAACTTCTTTTCTTACCGAATCAGTGGTAAAAGAAATTATTGCATCAAATATTTTACCTGAAGGGGCATTACAATTAATCTGTGGTTCCGCAGGTGATCTTCTGGATCATGTAACATCCCAGGATGTAATAACTTTCACAGGCTCTGCATCAACAGGATTAATGTTGAAAAGTAATACAAACATTATGCGTGAAAATGTTCCATTCAATATGGAAGCGGATTCTTTGAATTGCATTGTGCTTGGAGAAGATGTAACGCCTTCAATGCCTGAGTGGGATATTTTTATAAAAGAAGTGCGCAAAGAAATGACCACGAAAGCGGGGCAAAAATGTACTGCTATCCGTAGAATATTTGTTCCTGCAAACAAACTGGAAGATGTACATATTGCATTGGGCAAAGCATTGGCACAAACAACCATCGGCAACCCATTGAATGAAAAAGTAAAAATGGGTTCGCTTGCCGGGCAAGGTCAAAAAGAAGAAGTAAAAGCTCAGGTGCAAAAATTATTGGCTTCGTCACAAATTATTTATGGCTCATTGGATAGTGTTGAAGTTATTGACGCAGATGCAAACAAAGGTGCTTTTATAAGTCCGCTATTATTACTGAATGAAAATCCATTGCGTACAACGGAATCGCATGAAGTGGAAGCATTTGGCCCCGTCTCTACCCTAATGCCATACAGTTCAATAGATGAAGCCATTCATCTTTCAAAGATGGGTAAAGGCTCTTTGTGTTCATCAATAGTTACAGCAAATGATAGCATTGCGAAAAAATATGTATTAGGTGCAGCATCACATCATGGAAGAATTTTGGTATTGAATAATGATTGTGCAAAAGAAAGTACCGGTCATGGCTCGCCGCTGCCATTGCTGGTGCATGGCGGACCCGGCAGGGCAGGGGGCGGTGAAGAAATGGGTGGTGTGCGTGGCGTAAAACATTATATGCAACGTGTAGCTATTCAAGGTTCGCCAACAACTATTACTGCTATCTCAAATGTTTATCAACCCAATGCAAAAGGCATAACAGATAACATTCATCCTTTCAGAAAATATTTTGAAGATGTAAGAATTGGTGAGCAAATTATTTCAGGAAAAAGAACAATCACTGATGCAGATATAAAAGCATTTGCCAATCTCAGCTGGGATCATTTTTATGCGCATACAGATCATACTTCACTTGCAGGAACATTGTTTGAAAAACCTGTTGCGCATGGCTATCTTATCATGAGTGCTGCTGCGGGTTTGTTTGTAGAGAACAGCGCAAAATGCCCGGTATTGTTGAATTACGGCATTGATGAGTTGCGTTTTACAAAACCCGTGTATGCTGACACAACCATATATGTACGCTTTACATGCAAAGAAAAAATTGCGCAGGAATTAAAAGATGAAAATGATATTACAAAAGGCATTGTTAAATGGTATGTTGAAATGTTTGACAGCAATGATGAACATATTGGCATTGCAACAATTCTTACAATGGTGAAGAAAAAAGAAAAGTAA
- a CDS encoding beta-ketoacyl-ACP synthase III yields MPDQKLTAAITAIGGYVPDYRLTNQELEQLVATSNDWIVTRTGIKERRILKDPEKATSDLAIEAINEVLRKKNLDPKEIECIICCTMTPDMQLTVTAAYIAWKIGAENAWGYDFTAACCGFIFGLTTAASYIESGRYKKIIVVGVDNMSAFVDYQDRNTCILFGDGGAAVLVEPNTEGLGVIDSKFGSNGYGRQLMNQKAGGSLKPATHETVEAREHFAYMDGKAVFKYAVTCMSESITTVMHRNNLTPDDIAWVVPHQANLRIIEAVAKEVGMPMEKVMLNIEKFGNTIAGTIPLCLWEWEPRLKKGDNIILVSFGGGFTWGATLLKWAYDPA; encoded by the coding sequence ATGCCTGACCAAAAGCTTACCGCCGCTATTACTGCCATTGGTGGATATGTACCCGATTATCGTTTAACCAACCAGGAACTGGAGCAGCTCGTAGCTACCAGTAATGACTGGATCGTTACCCGTACCGGCATCAAAGAACGCCGCATTTTAAAAGACCCGGAAAAAGCAACCAGTGATCTTGCTATTGAAGCGATCAATGAAGTGTTGCGAAAGAAAAATCTTGATCCAAAAGAGATCGAATGTATCATATGCTGCACCATGACACCAGATATGCAGCTCACGGTAACTGCAGCTTATATTGCCTGGAAAATTGGTGCAGAGAACGCATGGGGGTACGATTTTACAGCAGCATGTTGCGGTTTTATCTTCGGACTTACTACTGCAGCCAGCTATATCGAAAGTGGCCGTTATAAAAAGATAATTGTTGTTGGTGTAGATAATATGAGTGCTTTTGTTGATTACCAGGATCGCAATACATGCATACTCTTTGGCGATGGTGGTGCAGCGGTATTGGTGGAACCCAATACAGAAGGGCTTGGCGTTATCGACAGCAAATTTGGAAGCAATGGTTATGGCCGCCAGTTGATGAACCAGAAAGCAGGCGGTTCTTTAAAACCTGCCACACATGAAACCGTAGAAGCACGTGAACATTTTGCTTATATGGATGGCAAAGCGGTATTTAAATATGCCGTAACCTGCATGAGCGAATCAATTACTACAGTTATGCATCGCAACAATCTAACTCCTGATGATATTGCATGGGTGGTGCCGCACCAGGCTAACCTGCGCATCATTGAAGCGGTTGCAAAAGAAGTAGGCATGCCTATGGAAAAGGTAATGCTGAACATTGAGAAATTTGGCAACACTATTGCCGGAACAATTCCTTTGTGTTTGTGGGAGTGGGAACCACGTTTAAAGAAAGGAGATAATATTATTCTTGTTTCTTTTGGCGGCGGCTTTACCTGGGGCGCCACGCTATTGAAATGGGCTTACGATCCTGCATAA
- a CDS encoding TetR/AcrR family transcriptional regulator has translation MEMKERIQQKAKELFMRYGFRSVTMDEIAGQLGISKKTVYQFFEDKDSLVEAVMQKEMNYMHDECMKQMRESDNAIDEIFKDMDSMEKVMDSMNPQIIFDLEKFYPKTFEKFKKHKHTFLLDIIKKNLQRGIQEELYRNDFDIDIIARFRLESSFVAFSQETFPFGKYNLLQVSNEIYFLYMHGIATAKGKKLIEKNIQQRQKNKSLAI, from the coding sequence ATGGAAATGAAAGAAAGAATACAACAAAAGGCAAAAGAACTCTTTATGCGTTATGGGTTCAGGTCTGTAACAATGGATGAGATTGCCGGTCAGCTTGGCATAAGCAAGAAGACTGTTTACCAGTTCTTTGAAGATAAAGACAGTCTGGTTGAAGCGGTAATGCAGAAAGAAATGAATTACATGCATGATGAATGCATGAAACAAATGCGGGAATCAGACAACGCTATTGATGAAATTTTCAAGGATATGGATTCTATGGAAAAAGTGATGGACAGTATGAATCCACAGATCATTTTCGACCTGGAAAAATTCTATCCAAAAACCTTTGAAAAATTTAAAAAGCATAAGCACACTTTTCTGCTTGATATTATAAAAAAGAACCTGCAGAGAGGTATACAGGAAGAACTGTACCGCAATGATTTTGATATTGATATTATTGCAAGATTCAGGCTCGAAAGCTCCTTTGTAGCATTTAGCCAGGAGACTTTTCCTTTTGGTAAATACAACCTGCTGCAGGTTTCCAACGAAATATATTTTCTTTATATGCATGGCATAGCTACGGCAAAGGGTAAAAAACTGATTGAGAAAAATATACAGCAAAGACAAAAAAATAAATCATTAGCAATATGA
- a CDS encoding DUF502 domain-containing protein codes for MSDWKHRVSDSFHWKKLLQYFFQGLIIIAPLGITIYAVWWLFTTVDNILPNIIHSLFPQLLGTDGEGELKRIPGLGFIVAILIVLFVGRVSSSFVMSRLVDLLDGLLERTPGIKFIYKSVKDFLEAFTGNKRKFDKPVLANVDGADIWRLGFITQESAANFQMAEYSVVYIPLSYALTGVMYFVPKEKIKILDHISSAEAMKFAVSGGVSEVD; via the coding sequence ATGTCTGACTGGAAACACCGCGTATCAGATTCCTTCCACTGGAAAAAACTGCTGCAATATTTTTTCCAGGGGCTTATTATAATTGCACCATTGGGCATAACTATTTACGCTGTATGGTGGCTGTTTACTACTGTCGATAATATACTTCCCAATATCATCCACTCACTATTTCCGCAACTGCTTGGCACAGATGGAGAAGGTGAACTAAAAAGAATCCCCGGTCTTGGTTTCATCGTTGCTATCCTTATTGTATTATTCGTAGGACGGGTATCTTCTTCCTTTGTTATGAGCAGGCTGGTTGATCTGCTGGATGGTTTACTGGAACGTACCCCAGGTATAAAATTTATTTATAAATCGGTAAAAGATTTTCTTGAAGCGTTTACCGGCAACAAAAGAAAGTTTGATAAACCCGTACTGGCAAATGTTGATGGCGCCGATATCTGGCGTCTTGGTTTTATTACGCAGGAAAGCGCTGCCAACTTTCAGATGGCCGAATACTCTGTTGTTTATATTCCTTTGTCGTATGCACTTACCGGTGTAATGTATTTTGTACCCAAAGAAAAAATAAAAATACTTGATCACATCAGTTCTGCAGAAGCAATGAAGTTTGCGGTATCAGGCGGAGTATCTGAAGTGGATTGA